Proteins co-encoded in one Gossypium arboreum isolate Shixiya-1 chromosome 11, ASM2569848v2, whole genome shotgun sequence genomic window:
- the LOC108479911 gene encoding zinc finger CCCH domain-containing protein 67-like, producing the protein MSQSEEAPISDTTAPADSALNTLGHRSPDSDPTPNPDASPTPSDLNRAAEETGHDESNLEQQLQDLDLKEEEEEEVAAAAAAAETKDDGERKGDNDYNEADAGAAGDKEDEEEKNENENDGENGKRFEGVRSHYPVRPDAENCAYYMKTGLCKFGSNCKFNHPVRRKNQGVQEKLKENDESTEKPGQTECKYYLRTGGCKFGKACRYNHSRAKSSTDPILELNFLGLPIRQGEKECPYYMRNGSCKYGANCRFNHPDPTTTGACDPPAAYGNGGSVSSQAASQVNMASWSSPRALNETATATFMPIMFSPTPGVPPPNPEWNGYQATIYPPPERILHPTPAYVMSNPSTETTVYTQNQPQMVVDEFPVRPGQPECSYFLKTGDCKFKSNCKYHHPKNRFAKPAPCALSDKGLPLRPDQSICLHYSRYGICKFGPACKFDHSMQAAPSTAVSELEQPPSFSHSAPLEQTGIAGSNGTDTAVQQPV; encoded by the exons ATGTCACAATCTGAAGAAGCTCCGATCTCCGATACGACTGCTCCCGCCGATTCCGCCCTTAACACTTTAGGGCATCGCTCTCCCGATTCGGATCCGACTCCGAATCCCGACGCCTCACCGACACCGTCTGATCTTAATCGCGCGGCTGAGGAAACCGGGCACGACGAAAGCAATCTCGAGCAGCAGTTGCAGGACCTCGATTTGAAGGAGGAGGAAGAGGAGGAGGTGGCGGCGGCGGCTGCAGCTGCTGAGACGAAAGATGATGGGGAGAGAAAAGGCGACAATGATTACAACGAAGCTGATGCTGGCGCTGCCGGGGACAAAGAAGATGAGGAGGAGAAAAACGAGAACGAAAATGATGGTGAAAACGGGAAGAGGTTTGAAGGAGTGAGGTCGCATTATCCGGTGAGACCGGACGCCGAGAATTGCGCCTATTATATGAAAACTGGACTTTGCAAATTTGGATCTAATTGCAAGTTCAATCACCCTGTTCGAAGGAAGAACCAG GGCGTTCaggaaaaattaaaggaaaatgatgaatcaACAGAGAAACCAGGCCAGACAGAATGCAAG TACTACCTAAGAACTGGTGGATGTAAGTTTGGTAAGGCCTGTAGATACAACCACTCAAGGGCAAAATCTTCAACAGATCCGATTTTAGAACTTAACTTTCTGGGGCTGCCGATCCGACAG GGAGAGAAAGAGTGCCCCTATTACATGCGTAATGGGTCCTGCAAGTATGGAGCCAACTGCAGGTTTAATCATCCTGATCCTACAACTACTGGAGCTTGTGACCCACCTGCTGCATATGGTAATGGTGGATCTGTTTCATCACAAGCTGCATCACAAGTGAATATGGCATCCTGGTCATCGCCAAGGGCGTTAAATGAGACTGCTACTGCTACTTTTATGCCAATTATGTTTTCACCAACTCCAGGTGTTCCACCTCCAAATCCTGAATGGAATGGGTATCAG GCCACTATTTATCCCCCACCAGAAAGGATTTTGCATCCAACCCCAGCATATGTCATGAGCAATCCCTCAACTGAAACCACTGTCTATACTCAAAATCAGCCACAGATGGTAGTTGATGAATTCCCAGTACGGCCTGGCCAACCCGAGTGCAGTTACTTCCTGAAAACTGGGGACTGTAAGTTCAAATCAAATTGCAAATATCATCATCCAAAAAATCGATTTGCAAAGCCTGCCCCATGTGCTCTCAGCGACAAGGGCTTGCCACTGAGACCT GATCAAAGCATCTGCTTACACTACAGTCGCTACGGCATTTGCAAGTTTGGGCCAGCCTGTAAATTTGACCATTCAATGCAGGCAGCTCCTTCGACAGCTGTATCTGAACTAGAGCAGCCTCCATCATTCAGCCATTCTGCACCATTAGAGCAAACCGGAATTGCCGGAAGTAATGGTACCGATACTGCAGTTCAGCAGCCCGTGTAA
- the LOC108478827 gene encoding protein SIEVE ELEMENT OCCLUSION B-like — protein MATQSSHSQQLMRSERRMFSASDDSAMMKQIQSTHLPDGRFLDVKPILQVIDNVLRHLTPTIDHHALNGGQGHMDAIDDSSATMDSNGMLEALAFLVHKISCEISCKCSGGGDAHATTMVLLNTLSSYSWDAKVVLTLAAFAVNFGECWLVLQLCTTNSLAKSVALLKQLPDILEYSHTLKPQFDALHKLIKAMMEVTKCIVEFTELPSQYISSDVPPMSIAVAHIPTAAYWTIRSVVACAAQITSLVGTRYEFVTSTSEAWELSSLAHKVCSIHEHLQKILQLCHQHIDEKKQTEAYEGLKHSFGTPQLDNSKILLKIFSLSKEDPHSLLGPEKTKVHVEVLRRKHVLLLISDLDITHEEIQVLESLYKYDRVTSEVNYEIVWLPIVDRSAWNDSYQQKFLSLQSMMPWYTVNHPSIIEPAVVKYTREVWNFVKKPIVVTLDPLGKMTCPNALNMLWIWGNTAFPFTTDREASLWKAEAWTVELLVDGLEPNLSNWVRQEKVICLYGGEEMEWIESFTSATKNVAQFLGIGLEMVYVGKSNAKERVKKITGLINERQLSHAWQDANVWFFWKRLESMLFSKTQHGKTNEIDVIKQEVMTLLGYDGSEQGWAVFFSGADMVRAKGDKVLNAIQSFEQWEDMARVSGFVSAIRGHLEGIADEHHCTRLILPGISGGIAETVVCAECGRTMEMYFMYRCCVE, from the exons ATGGCAACCCAAAGCTCACACTCACAGCAACTGATGAGAAGTGAGCGACGGATGTTCTCAGCATCGGATGACAGTGCAATGATGAAGCAAATTCAGTCCACTCATTTACCTGATGGTCGTTTTCTCGATGTCAAGCCCATTCTCCAAGTCATTGACAACGTTTTGCGCCATCTCACTCCTACCATCGATCATCATGCCCTAAAT ggtgGACAAGGGCACATGGATGCCATTGATGATAGCTCCGCAACTATGGATAGCAATGGCATGCTTGAAGCATTGGCTTTTCTTGTTCACAAGATCTCCTGCGAG ATATCATGCAAGTGCTCGGGCGGAGGCGACGCTCATGCGACAACAATGGTGCTTCTCAACACGCTTTCAAGCTATTCATGGGACGCGAAAGTGGTGCTAACGTTAGCCGCTTTCGCCGTGAATTTCGGGGAATGTTGGCTGGTTCTTCAACTCTGCACTACGAACTCACTCGCCAAATCCGTGGCGCTACTTAAACAACTGCCGGACATCTTAGAGTATTCCCACACACTGAAACCCCAGTTCGATGCACTTCACAAACTCATCAAGGCGATGATGGAAGTAACCAAGTGCATCGTCGAGTTCACCGAGTTACCTTCTCAGTACATATCCAGCGACGTGCCGCCGATGTCGATCGCAGTGGCTCATATCCCCACAGCTGCTTACTGGACTATCCGAAGCGTTGTGGCTTGTGCTGCGCAGATTACGAGCCTTGTTGGCACGAGATATGA GTTCGTTACATCGACGTCGGAGGCATGGGAACTATCAAGCTTGGCTCATAAAGTCTGCAGCATCCATGAACACCTTCAAAAGATTTTGCAACTTTGTCATCAGCATATTG ATGAGAAGAAGCAAACAGAAGCATATGAAGGCCTAAAGCACAGTTTCGGAACTCCTCAACTCGACAACTCCAAGATTCTCCTCAAAATTTTCTCACTCAGCAAGGAAGATCCTCACTCTCTCTTGGGTCCGGAGAAGACCAAG GTTCATGTCGAGGTACTGAGAAGAAAGCATGTTTTGCTGCTGATTTCAGATCTCGATATCACCCACGAAGAGATTCAGGTTCTCGAATCCCTTTATAAATACGACCGAGTCACTTCTGAGGTTAACTATGAGATCGTATGGCTCCCGATTGTAGACAGATCGGCTTGGAATGATAGCTATCAGCAAAAGTTTTTGAGTCTGCAATCGATGATGCCGTGGTATACTGTGAACCATCCTTCCATTATCGAACCCGCTGTTGTTAAGTACACCAGGGAAGTATGGAATTTCGTCAAGAAGCCGATTGTGGTAACGTTGGATCCACTAGGGAAAATGACATGCCCCAATGCACTCAACATGTTGTGGATATGGGGAAATACCGCCTTCCCTTTCACCACCGACAGAGAAGCAAGTCTTTGGAAAGCTGAGGCTTGGACTGTTGAATTGCTTGTCGATGGGCTTGAACCAAACTTATCTAACTGG GTACGACAAGAGAAAGTGATTTGTTTGTATGGTGGAGAAGAGATGGAATGGATCGAAAGCTTCACTTCTGCAACAAAAAACGTTGCACAGTTTCTCGGCATTGGGTTAGAGATGGTTTATGTCGGAAAGAGCAACGCCAAGGAACGGGTGAAAAAGATTACCGGTTTAATCAACGAAAGGCAGCTTAGTCACGCTTGGCAAGATGCCAATGTTTGGTTCTTCTGGAAACGATTGGAAAGCATGTTGTTCTCGAAAACACAACACGGCAAGACCAACGAAATCGATGTTATAAAGCAAGAAGTGATGACCTTACTTGGATACGACGGCAGCGAACAAGGGTGGGCAGTGTTTTTTTCAGGGGCCGATATGGTGAGAGCCAAAGGAGACAAAGTTTTAAACGCCATTCAAAGCTTCGAGCAATGGGAAGACATGGCTCGAGTATCGGGTTTCGTCTCGGCAATCCGTGGGCACTTGGAAGGGATCGCCGACGAGCATCACTGCACTCGGCTTATCCTTCCGGGAATCAGTGGGGGAATTGCGGAGACAGTGGTGTGTGCTGAGTGTGGACGTACCATGGAGATGTATTTCATGTACCGCTGCTGTGTTGAATGA
- the LOC108478975 gene encoding dehydrodolichyl diphosphate synthase CPT3-like, protein MEKEVMSSLKMAGNILCSASSFIRKCIFGVLRVGPILNHIALIMDGNRRYAKKQKLSHDGAAGGGVRYDAGFWALMVMLLNCQELGVKYITAYAFSIDNFKRKPEEVESLMTSMLEKFHLLDILVKLLAVRVHFAGNLELLSNELRASAMELTEATAAYSKSVLTICIAYTSRDEILHAVRESCEQKRIDLEFRNDDDNEIKLMKVEKNMYMAVAPDPDIIIRTGGENRLSNFLLWQSCWSHLHSMWVLWPEIGVWNLVFAILNFQRNKTYCLEMKKKEKEL, encoded by the coding sequence ATGGAGAAAGAGGTGATGAGTAGTTTGAAAATGGCAGGAAATATATTATGCAGTGCCAGCAGTTTTATCAGAAAATGCATCTTTGGTGTTCTTAGAGTTGGTCCAATCCTCAATCACATTGCTTTAATCATGGACGGAAATCGACGATATGCTAAAAAGCAGAAGCTCTCACACGATGGAGCCGCCGGGGGCGGCGTTCGTTATGATGCTGGCTTTTGGGCTCTCATGGTTATGTTATTGAACTGCCAAGAGCTTGGGGTGAAATATATCACCGCCTATGCCTTCAGCATCGACAATTTCAAGCGGAAACCAGAAGAAGTTGAATCACTTATGACTTCCATGTTAGAGAAATTCCATCTCTTGGATATCCTCGTCAAACTTTTGGCCGTTAGGGTCCATTTCGCTGGGAATTTGGAGCTCTTGAGCAATGAGCTTAGGGCTTCCGCCATGGAACTTACGGAAGCTACGGCTGCGTATTCGAAATCGGTGCTTACGATTTGTATTGCCTACACTTCTAGAGACGAAATCTTGCATGCCGTTCGAGAATCTTGTGAGCAAAAACGCATTGATCTGGAATTCCGTAACGACGACGACAATGAGATAAAGTTGATGAAGGTTGAGAAGAACATGTATATGGCGGTTGCACCGGATCCCGACATTATAATACGGACCGGAGGGGAGAACCGGCTAAGCAATTTCTTGTTGTGGCAGAGTTGTTGGAGTCATTTACATTCCATGTGGGTACTTTGGCCGGAGATTGGTGTATGGAATTTGGTGTTTGCAATCTTGAATTTTCAGAGGAATAAAACCTACTGCTTGgagatgaagaagaaagaaaaagaactgTAA